In Pseudovibrio brasiliensis, the following are encoded in one genomic region:
- a CDS encoding AbrB family transcriptional regulator, producing MSKNDILTLLGVLALGGAGAAAFEALSLPAGFLAGPMVTVVLAKSISLPLLKDNSFTFPNGLISTNLIFIGAAMGSAVSPDFWAGAALWPLSMLALVAVVSGITSCVYLYTYKKCRWGRDEAFFAGLPGALGMTAALAQERGAPMDRIMIVQLVRLFLLIAVLPLIISSVVESKEVIFTEANDAMSLRDGLQLVLALLICAVCGYAALKLKAPAGMLTGAFFASAALNSTGTLEFALPVCLATPCYVLMGTNVGLYIGKMDRNTLKPMLGTSLVVFAISLSVALGGAVVTSWALEISFDKVFLSFAPGGMEAMLLISILLDIDPVFVATHQLARFMGLLAFMPIVTRYVLGPVSASQPDEARAQSAT from the coding sequence GTGAGTAAAAACGACATTCTGACATTACTAGGAGTTTTGGCGCTCGGCGGAGCAGGGGCTGCTGCGTTTGAAGCGCTGTCACTTCCTGCCGGTTTTCTCGCCGGACCGATGGTAACAGTCGTTCTCGCCAAATCTATTTCTCTTCCCTTGCTCAAAGATAACAGCTTCACATTCCCAAACGGTCTGATCTCTACGAACCTCATCTTCATTGGCGCAGCGATGGGATCCGCTGTCTCACCTGACTTTTGGGCGGGGGCTGCCTTATGGCCACTCTCCATGTTGGCACTGGTTGCAGTCGTGAGTGGCATTACGTCCTGCGTTTACCTCTATACCTATAAGAAATGTAGGTGGGGTCGGGATGAAGCCTTCTTTGCAGGACTGCCGGGTGCATTGGGAATGACTGCTGCTCTTGCGCAGGAGAGGGGAGCGCCAATGGATCGCATTATGATCGTCCAACTCGTGCGCCTCTTTCTTCTGATTGCAGTCCTGCCTCTGATCATCTCGAGTGTTGTTGAGAGCAAAGAGGTCATCTTCACTGAGGCAAATGATGCAATGAGTCTGAGAGATGGTCTCCAACTCGTCCTCGCTCTGCTGATCTGCGCAGTCTGTGGGTATGCTGCTCTCAAGCTAAAGGCACCGGCGGGAATGCTGACGGGTGCCTTCTTCGCCAGTGCCGCTCTCAATTCAACGGGTACTCTGGAGTTCGCGCTTCCGGTATGTCTGGCGACACCTTGCTATGTATTAATGGGAACTAACGTAGGCCTCTACATCGGCAAGATGGATCGTAACACCTTAAAGCCAATGCTCGGCACCTCCCTTGTCGTTTTTGCCATCAGCCTCTCGGTTGCTTTAGGTGGAGCTGTAGTCACCTCATGGGCCCTCGAGATTTCCTTCGATAAGGTATTTCTCTCCTTCGCGCCTGGAGGCATGGAGGCCATGCTTCTCATCTCGATCCTGCTGGATATCGATCCGGTGTTTGTAGCCACCCATCAATTGGCCCGTTTCATGGGACTTCTGGCCTTCATGCCAATCGTCACAAGGTATGTACTGGGGCCGGTTTCCGCTAGTCAGCCAGATGAGGCGAGGGCGCAGAGTGCGACCTAA
- a CDS encoding response regulator transcription factor — protein sequence MPSVIHIVDDDPAVRDALSLLFETEGFRVKSFANAEEFLGGVEEETPNCVLLDVHMPGRSGIDILKSLNGENFPAPIFIISGQGDIPMAVEAIKSGAYDFIEKPFDVESIISRVREAVSRTAQASGANTMTFPGAETLTPRERQVLTEITAGSSNKEAGRNLKISPRTVEVHRARIMEKLGARNAADLVRIVLTGEPPAA from the coding sequence ATGCCGTCTGTGATCCATATTGTTGACGATGACCCAGCGGTTCGCGACGCGCTTTCTCTACTGTTTGAAACAGAAGGGTTTCGCGTAAAATCCTTTGCGAACGCTGAAGAGTTTCTTGGTGGGGTAGAAGAAGAGACGCCAAACTGCGTACTTCTTGATGTTCATATGCCAGGACGGTCAGGTATTGATATTCTGAAAAGCCTGAACGGCGAGAACTTCCCAGCACCGATCTTTATTATTTCCGGTCAGGGCGATATTCCAATGGCTGTTGAGGCGATCAAGTCTGGCGCCTACGACTTTATTGAAAAGCCATTCGACGTAGAATCCATCATCTCTCGCGTTCGTGAAGCGGTTTCCAGAACTGCACAGGCGAGTGGTGCGAACACAATGACCTTCCCAGGTGCAGAAACTCTGACACCTCGTGAGCGTCAGGTTCTGACCGAAATCACTGCAGGATCTTCCAACAAAGAAGCTGGCAGAAACCTCAAGATTTCTCCACGTACTGTTGAAGTTCACCGTGCGCGCATCATGGAAAAACTTGGTGCACGTAATGCTGCGGACCTCGTTCGCATCGTCCTCACAGGTGAGCCTCCAGCTGCTTGA
- the hemN gene encoding oxygen-independent coproporphyrinogen III oxidase, which yields MTDLEQKYASLNVPRYTSYPTAPHFSEAVTPSLYGEWLESIPRDTPLSLYLHVPFCQEMCHYCGCNTKATRKMAPVLAYVELMLKEIDLVLKRLGTGREVHHIHWGGGTPSLVPREAFLKIVDKLKANFVFSEDIEHAIELDPRTVGDYLAETLKMAGITRTSLGVQDFDEDVQKQIGRIQPYNTVKKAVTALRNVGLHDINFDLMYGLPGQSEKTIRETVEYTKELAPGRVALFGYAHVPWFKKHQQLIKEEKLPGANERIRLSDVSRDALVEAGYEVIGLDHFALPTDEMAIALKEGRLRRNFQGYTTDTADTLIGFGCSSIGFLPQGYIQTTPSAREWERMVVDDVLPIKKGIAVDKVDLCRAEIIMQLMTYYEVDYAATAEKHGLPVSEFASIPADMQEMIADGVATLEGTVVTVTDAGRRYVRVVAAAFDTYLATQQARHSVAV from the coding sequence ATGACCGATCTAGAGCAAAAATATGCGTCTTTGAACGTACCTCGTTATACCTCCTACCCAACTGCCCCTCACTTTAGTGAAGCAGTGACGCCATCTCTCTATGGAGAATGGCTGGAGAGTATTCCTCGTGACACCCCACTGTCGCTGTATCTGCACGTGCCGTTTTGTCAGGAAATGTGCCATTACTGCGGATGTAACACCAAGGCGACGCGCAAGATGGCGCCGGTGCTTGCGTATGTGGAGTTGATGCTCAAAGAGATCGACCTTGTGCTGAAGCGTTTGGGTACAGGTCGTGAGGTTCACCATATTCATTGGGGTGGCGGCACACCTAGCCTCGTCCCTCGTGAAGCTTTCCTGAAGATCGTCGATAAACTGAAAGCCAACTTTGTCTTCTCAGAGGATATTGAGCACGCAATCGAGCTCGATCCAAGAACAGTTGGCGATTATCTGGCCGAAACCCTCAAGATGGCTGGCATCACACGCACCAGCCTGGGCGTTCAGGACTTCGATGAAGACGTTCAAAAGCAGATCGGTCGTATCCAGCCTTACAACACAGTGAAGAAAGCAGTGACTGCTCTTCGCAATGTTGGGCTACACGATATCAACTTCGACCTGATGTATGGTCTGCCGGGGCAGTCTGAAAAGACGATCCGCGAGACCGTTGAATACACCAAGGAACTTGCACCTGGCCGTGTTGCTCTGTTCGGTTATGCGCACGTTCCGTGGTTCAAGAAGCATCAGCAGCTGATCAAAGAAGAAAAACTGCCGGGTGCAAATGAACGCATCCGCCTTTCTGACGTTTCCCGCGATGCGCTCGTTGAAGCTGGCTATGAAGTGATCGGTCTGGACCACTTTGCTCTGCCAACTGACGAAATGGCGATTGCTCTGAAGGAAGGTCGTCTGCGCCGCAACTTCCAGGGCTACACAACAGATACTGCTGACACTCTGATCGGTTTTGGCTGCAGCTCCATTGGCTTCCTGCCACAGGGCTACATTCAGACAACTCCATCTGCTCGCGAATGGGAGCGTATGGTGGTTGATGATGTTCTGCCGATCAAGAAAGGTATTGCTGTCGACAAGGTAGATCTGTGCCGCGCCGAGATCATTATGCAGCTGATGACCTACTATGAGGTCGATTACGCAGCGACCGCTGAAAAGCATGGCCTGCCAGTGAGCGAGTTCGCCAGTATCCCGGCAGACATGCAGGAGATGATTGCGGACGGCGTCGCAACACTGGAAGGTACTGTTGTAACTGTGACAGATGCAGGCCGGCGGTATGTACGCGTGGTTGCTGCAGCGTTTGACACTTACCTAGCCACTCAGCAGGCACGGCACTCCGTCGCGGTTTAA
- a CDS encoding Crp/Fnr family transcriptional regulator, with product MVSATLTKLSDLDGQAPFNGCQENFRQPEVMEKHLGRKQRLSAHDVLFYEGDKAERLYEVVRGVMMLYKLLPDGRRQVVYILREGDMLGFSNRDFFDCTAEALTEVELQVFESREISTSPMMQHYVNRCLLSQMEILHEHTVLLGRKSALERVSTFLMSLVPNRGGHGCTGPNEEGRPDTKTVALSMTRQEIADYLGLTIETVSRVISQLKRRGLIKVEKQDSIHITNICGICQLTGMH from the coding sequence ATGGTATCGGCCACATTGACAAAGCTTAGCGACCTTGATGGCCAGGCACCATTCAACGGTTGTCAGGAAAACTTCAGGCAGCCAGAAGTAATGGAAAAGCACTTGGGTCGTAAGCAGCGCTTATCCGCGCACGATGTACTTTTCTATGAAGGTGATAAGGCAGAGCGCCTCTATGAAGTCGTTCGTGGAGTGATGATGCTCTATAAGCTGCTTCCGGATGGTCGCCGCCAGGTGGTCTACATTCTGCGCGAAGGGGATATGCTCGGTTTCTCCAACCGCGACTTCTTTGACTGCACCGCAGAAGCTCTGACCGAAGTTGAGCTTCAGGTCTTTGAAAGCCGTGAGATCTCTACTTCTCCGATGATGCAGCACTATGTAAACCGTTGTCTGCTCTCCCAGATGGAAATCCTCCATGAGCATACCGTTCTGCTGGGCCGTAAGTCCGCTCTGGAGCGCGTTTCTACCTTCCTCATGAGCTTGGTGCCAAACCGTGGTGGACATGGCTGCACAGGCCCAAATGAAGAAGGCAGGCCGGATACCAAAACTGTTGCTCTTTCCATGACCCGTCAGGAAATTGCAGATTATCTCGGCTTGACCATCGAAACCGTGAGCCGCGTGATTTCTCAGCTGAAGCGTCGTGGTTTGATCAAAGTCGAAAAGCAGGACAGCATCCACATCACCAACATCTGTGGCATCTGTCAGCTGACCGGTATGCACTAA
- a CDS encoding two-component system sensor histidine kinase NtrB, whose amino-acid sequence MVSSSCLHSVLDTAVNGIIVIDDNGMILIYNRACENMFGYKSAEVVGKNVNTLMPSAVAEQHDQYIQNYLKSGDAKVVGIGREVVGRHKDGTEIPIELSVGEAQTESGHQFIGVLKDLRATKEYEERLRVLQSNLVTMTRVNALDEMGAAIAHEVNQPLTALMLYLQTAARRARAAEQPDDAMISLMDKAVVEAERAGQIIQRMRNFVERQAPQCIGTGLATLIDDCLELVRVGHEADDVEFISTFVDYDYQLELDSVQIQQILVNLIRNAGEAVKDQPVKQVVVSVERDEDNVFVKVTDTGPGLDEEAVSHLFKAFTGTKRRGLGIGLAISRSIAQNHGGDLLVEPYEEGKGATFTLRLPVNSKATS is encoded by the coding sequence ATGGTCTCCTCTTCATGCTTGCACAGTGTTCTGGATACAGCCGTTAATGGCATCATTGTCATTGATGATAACGGAATGATCCTGATCTATAACCGTGCTTGCGAGAACATGTTTGGCTACAAGAGCGCCGAAGTGGTTGGCAAAAACGTCAACACGCTGATGCCGAGCGCCGTTGCTGAGCAGCATGACCAGTACATCCAGAATTACCTGAAGTCCGGTGATGCGAAGGTTGTTGGTATTGGTCGTGAAGTTGTCGGTCGCCATAAAGACGGTACCGAAATTCCAATAGAGCTCTCTGTTGGCGAGGCGCAGACGGAAAGCGGGCACCAGTTCATTGGTGTTCTGAAGGATCTTCGCGCAACGAAGGAATATGAAGAACGCCTTCGCGTGCTTCAGTCCAATCTGGTGACGATGACCCGTGTGAACGCTCTTGACGAAATGGGCGCTGCAATTGCACACGAAGTCAACCAGCCTCTCACTGCTCTGATGCTCTATCTACAAACCGCCGCTCGCAGAGCGCGCGCAGCTGAGCAACCAGATGATGCCATGATCAGCTTGATGGATAAGGCCGTCGTTGAAGCGGAGCGGGCAGGACAGATCATCCAGCGCATGCGCAACTTTGTTGAACGGCAGGCGCCACAATGCATCGGAACTGGGCTGGCAACACTGATTGATGATTGTCTGGAGTTGGTTCGTGTGGGCCACGAAGCTGATGATGTCGAGTTCATCTCTACTTTCGTGGACTACGATTACCAGCTTGAGTTGGACTCCGTACAAATACAACAGATTCTTGTAAACTTGATCCGAAATGCAGGGGAAGCCGTAAAGGATCAACCTGTTAAGCAAGTAGTTGTCTCTGTCGAACGCGACGAGGACAATGTGTTTGTTAAGGTTACGGATACTGGACCAGGCTTGGATGAGGAAGCAGTGTCGCACCTTTTCAAGGCCTTTACTGGGACAAAGCGGCGCGGTTTGGGTATTGGACTTGCGATTTCTCGTAGTATAGCCCAAAACCATGGTGGCGATTTACTTGTAGAACCATATGAGGAAGGTAAAGGTGCAACCTTCACTTTGCGGCTCCCGGTAAACTCAAAAGCAACGAGCTGA
- a CDS encoding PAS domain-containing hybrid sensor histidine kinase/response regulator — MLQGWIVVLVALAYILLLFVIASYGDKVAKTRVKKTRGRPLIYALSLSVYCTSWTFFGSVGSASRNGFEFIAIYLGPILMFAFGYPLILRVIQLAKAEKITSVADFIAARYGKNPMVGAIVTLIAFIGMIPYIALQLKALDLSVGTIVLHPLLSLDDAEISIFGDETLMIAIFMAVFTWLFGTRHIDATEHQEGLMLSIATEAVVKLVAFLAIGIWVTFMLFDGPWDLLHASFANTNSSQDLFTNINASKWAVITLLSLFSIVLLPRQFHVTVTEYNSEAELKRAAWLFPSYLIAINLFVVPIALAGLTILGNTVDPDMFVLALPRAYDADWLTLLVFIGGLSAATAMVIVTTVALSIMVSNDLVMPIILRRRSEDEIISTSGEDMSQLVLGIRRMSIFLVILGSYVYYRVAGDSAALSSIGLLSFAAIAQFAPSFIGGLIWRRANARGAIASMIAGFTVWFYTLLLPVFARENIFGASILNNGPFGIEILKPEALLYLDVDPFVHGVLWSLVAGFVFYVVFSLTRQPTAIERIQANTFVPTGITQAPALRKLRTTITVGDLQATISRYVGEERTQRSFDTYAAEHRITIDSKEEADAVILRFSEQLLASAIGSASARLVLSLLLKRRDPGTQEAIKLLDDATEAIQYNRDLLQIALDQVRQGISVYDKDLRLICWNRQYREMLMLPAKFGQVGTSLEEMIRHIAEAGEFGDGDVDEIVGLRMHNFINRQETYQEHLVSAGTVLEVRTSPMPYGGLVTSYTDITERVLAEEALARANENLEQRVRDRTEELTKVNEQLEAAKKTAELAYQDKTRFLASASHDILQPLNAARLYSSTLTDRFTDGDPEDRKLVSNIEASLESVEEIIGAVLDISRLDTRAFKPEISTFRLDDILNPLRVEFTPIAKEKGLKLKIRSTDVCVRSDRRLLRRLLQNLISNGLKYSTKGGVVVGVRKTKNNMANIEVYDSGIGIPEKQQELIFKEFRRLDDGARIASGLGLGLSIVERISKVLGLNVALKSQDGKGSRFSVAIKEAMSVPVTEKQVQPRAIVSQLAGLNVLAIDNEPQILEGMESLLRTWKCNVVTAPNAQEAAKAIYSSKTQPNIILADYHLDQGTGIEAVVHLRWKFGVHFPAMLITADRTAEVRAEATDKDMEMIHKPLKPAVLRAHLMRCKAALGDS, encoded by the coding sequence ATGCTTCAAGGTTGGATCGTAGTCCTTGTCGCTTTGGCATACATACTGCTCTTATTTGTTATCGCGAGCTACGGTGACAAAGTCGCAAAAACCCGCGTTAAGAAGACCAGAGGGCGGCCACTGATCTATGCCCTCTCGCTGTCGGTCTACTGTACATCATGGACATTTTTTGGATCCGTCGGATCTGCTTCCCGAAATGGTTTCGAGTTTATTGCCATCTACCTCGGCCCCATTTTGATGTTTGCCTTCGGGTACCCGTTGATCCTGCGGGTCATCCAGCTGGCAAAGGCGGAGAAGATCACTTCCGTTGCTGATTTCATCGCCGCCCGTTATGGTAAGAACCCGATGGTTGGTGCGATCGTTACGCTGATCGCCTTCATTGGCATGATCCCTTACATCGCGTTGCAACTGAAAGCACTGGACCTTTCTGTGGGTACCATTGTACTTCACCCGTTACTGTCACTAGATGATGCTGAGATCTCCATCTTTGGTGATGAAACGCTGATGATCGCTATCTTCATGGCGGTGTTCACCTGGTTGTTTGGTACTCGCCATATTGATGCGACAGAGCACCAGGAAGGCCTGATGCTTTCCATTGCGACAGAAGCGGTCGTCAAGTTGGTGGCCTTCCTCGCAATTGGTATCTGGGTCACCTTCATGCTCTTTGATGGCCCATGGGATCTGCTGCACGCTTCTTTTGCGAACACCAACAGCTCGCAGGATCTGTTCACGAACATCAATGCCAGCAAGTGGGCCGTGATCACGCTACTCTCTTTATTCTCTATTGTTCTGCTGCCGCGCCAGTTCCATGTGACAGTGACTGAATACAACAGCGAAGCGGAACTGAAGCGGGCTGCATGGCTGTTTCCAAGCTACCTAATTGCCATCAATCTGTTTGTTGTCCCTATTGCTCTTGCTGGCCTGACCATTCTTGGCAACACAGTTGATCCGGACATGTTCGTGTTGGCCCTGCCTCGCGCTTACGACGCTGACTGGCTGACCTTGCTTGTGTTCATCGGTGGTCTATCAGCCGCAACGGCCATGGTGATCGTGACCACCGTTGCACTCTCGATCATGGTTTCCAACGATCTGGTGATGCCCATCATTCTGCGGCGACGTAGTGAAGATGAGATCATCTCCACCTCTGGTGAGGATATGAGCCAGCTGGTTCTGGGCATTCGGCGCATGTCCATCTTCCTCGTTATTCTTGGAAGCTATGTCTACTACCGCGTTGCCGGTGACAGCGCTGCTCTTTCCAGCATTGGCTTGCTTTCGTTCGCAGCCATTGCGCAGTTTGCACCTTCCTTCATTGGTGGCCTGATCTGGCGCAGAGCGAATGCGCGTGGAGCGATTGCAAGCATGATCGCTGGCTTCACCGTTTGGTTTTATACCTTGCTGCTGCCGGTATTTGCTCGGGAGAATATCTTTGGTGCCTCTATCCTGAACAATGGACCGTTCGGTATTGAGATCCTCAAGCCAGAAGCGCTGCTTTATCTGGATGTAGATCCATTCGTTCACGGTGTGCTGTGGAGCCTTGTCGCTGGTTTTGTATTTTATGTGGTCTTCTCTCTGACCCGTCAGCCAACCGCCATTGAGCGCATTCAGGCGAACACGTTTGTACCAACCGGTATCACGCAGGCTCCTGCCCTGCGGAAACTGCGGACGACTATCACTGTTGGTGATCTACAGGCGACCATCTCCCGCTATGTAGGGGAAGAGCGCACGCAGCGCTCCTTTGATACGTATGCTGCTGAGCACCGCATCACGATCGACAGTAAAGAAGAAGCAGATGCTGTCATTCTGAGGTTCTCAGAACAACTGCTCGCTAGTGCGATTGGCTCAGCCTCTGCTCGCCTCGTTCTGTCCTTGCTGCTGAAGCGCCGTGATCCCGGCACTCAGGAAGCGATCAAGCTGTTAGATGATGCGACTGAAGCCATTCAATATAACCGTGACCTTCTGCAAATTGCGCTGGATCAGGTTCGTCAGGGTATCTCCGTTTACGACAAGGATCTCCGCCTGATCTGCTGGAACCGGCAGTATCGCGAGATGCTGATGCTACCAGCCAAATTTGGGCAGGTAGGTACGTCGCTTGAAGAGATGATCCGGCATATCGCCGAGGCTGGTGAGTTCGGGGACGGTGACGTCGATGAAATCGTCGGCCTGCGCATGCACAACTTCATCAACCGACAGGAGACTTATCAGGAACATCTGGTGAGTGCTGGTACGGTTCTGGAAGTGCGGACAAGCCCAATGCCCTACGGCGGCTTGGTGACCAGCTACACGGACATCACAGAACGCGTGTTGGCAGAAGAAGCTCTGGCGCGGGCGAATGAGAACCTGGAGCAGCGTGTTCGGGATCGTACTGAAGAACTGACCAAGGTGAATGAGCAGTTGGAAGCAGCCAAGAAGACGGCGGAGCTGGCCTATCAGGACAAGACCCGCTTCCTTGCTTCTGCCAGCCACGATATTCTTCAACCGCTCAATGCTGCGCGACTCTATTCTTCTACCCTCACTGACCGTTTCACGGATGGCGATCCTGAGGACCGAAAGCTGGTGAGCAATATTGAGGCTTCTCTTGAATCCGTAGAAGAGATCATCGGTGCTGTGCTGGATATCTCACGCCTTGATACGCGGGCCTTTAAGCCAGAAATCTCGACTTTCCGTCTTGATGACATTCTCAACCCGCTACGGGTCGAGTTTACGCCAATTGCAAAAGAGAAAGGCTTGAAGCTCAAGATACGGAGTACGGATGTATGTGTTCGTTCTGATCGACGCTTGTTACGCCGGTTGCTGCAGAACCTGATCTCCAACGGTCTGAAGTACTCCACGAAAGGTGGCGTTGTAGTTGGGGTTCGTAAGACGAAGAACAACATGGCCAACATCGAGGTCTATGACAGCGGCATCGGTATACCGGAGAAACAGCAGGAGCTGATCTTCAAGGAATTCCGCCGTCTTGATGATGGTGCTCGCATTGCATCCGGCCTCGGCCTTGGCCTCTCTATTGTTGAGCGGATCAGCAAGGTGCTGGGCTTGAACGTTGCACTCAAATCACAGGATGGTAAAGGCTCCCGCTTTTCTGTTGCGATTAAGGAAGCAATGAGTGTGCCGGTTACTGAGAAGCAAGTACAGCCGCGGGCCATCGTCAGCCAGCTGGCGGGACTCAATGTTCTGGCTATTGATAATGAACCGCAGATTCTGGAAGGCATGGAGTCCTTGCTTCGCACGTGGAAGTGTAATGTAGTCACCGCTCCAAATGCGCAGGAGGCCGCTAAGGCAATCTACTCCAGCAAAACGCAGCCAAACATTATCCTGGCGGACTACCACCTTGATCAAGGAACCGGGATTGAAGCAGTCGTGCACCTGCGCTGGAAGTTTGGTGTCCACTTCCCTGCTATGCTGATCACAGCTGACAGAACAGCTGAAGTTCGTGCAGAAGCAACTGACAAGGATATGGAGATGATCCATAAGCCATTGAAACCAGCAGTCCTTCGCGCGCATCTGATGCGCTGCAAAGCGGCACTCGGGGATAGCTGA
- a CDS encoding response regulator, with the protein MIYIVEDDVSVRDAIAEMFESLDLTCTAFADGESFLSDASPRVDDTVFVDLHLPGLAGSDLIEKVAALDEAPQIVAISGQPLWKITRELPKISSTPVVRKPLKEQDLLDYV; encoded by the coding sequence GTGATCTATATCGTTGAAGATGATGTATCTGTACGCGATGCAATTGCGGAAATGTTTGAGAGCCTTGATCTCACATGCACCGCGTTTGCAGACGGAGAATCGTTTCTCTCAGATGCATCACCACGAGTGGATGACACCGTTTTCGTTGACTTGCACCTGCCTGGACTCGCCGGATCTGACCTGATTGAGAAGGTTGCCGCTTTGGATGAGGCGCCACAAATTGTCGCAATCAGTGGCCAGCCTCTTTGGAAGATCACGCGGGAACTGCCAAAAATTAGCTCAACACCAGTTGTTCGTAAGCCATTGAAAGAACAGGATTTATTGGACTACGTGTAA
- a CDS encoding response regulator: MEEHSVHNAVHRFIIADDHPLFRGAMRQTIEKQFASVKIIEAGSLDEVTAALDREEDVDMILLDLSMPGMRGFSGLMYLRAQYVGVPIVVVSGTEDPTTIRSAIEFGASGYIPKSLGIDVIQDGVSVVLEGGVWIPPDIDLNTVDEATKMAQRLASLTPQQVRVLMMLSQGLLNKQIAYELSVSEATVKAHVSAILQKLGVESRTQAVIAAAKIEAGQWQSIAG; the protein is encoded by the coding sequence ATGGAGGAGCACAGCGTGCACAACGCGGTCCACCGCTTTATTATCGCTGATGACCACCCGCTGTTCCGTGGTGCAATGCGTCAAACAATCGAGAAGCAATTCGCGTCGGTAAAGATTATTGAGGCTGGGAGCCTTGATGAAGTTACCGCAGCTCTCGATCGGGAGGAAGACGTAGACATGATCCTTCTGGATCTGTCCATGCCGGGCATGCGAGGGTTCTCTGGTTTAATGTACTTGCGTGCTCAATATGTGGGTGTGCCAATTGTCGTCGTTTCAGGAACAGAAGATCCGACCACAATTCGCAGTGCCATTGAGTTTGGCGCGTCCGGGTATATTCCAAAGTCACTTGGTATTGATGTTATTCAGGATGGTGTTTCTGTTGTTCTGGAGGGAGGCGTTTGGATTCCACCGGACATCGACCTGAACACCGTTGATGAAGCAACCAAAATGGCTCAGCGTCTTGCATCTCTGACACCGCAGCAGGTGCGAGTGTTGATGATGCTTTCCCAAGGTTTGCTGAACAAGCAGATCGCTTACGAACTGTCCGTATCTGAAGCGACTGTCAAGGCACACGTTTCTGCGATCTTGCAGAAGCTGGGCGTTGAAAGCCGTACGCAGGCAGTGATCGCAGCGGCGAAGATTGAAGCAGGTCAGTGGCAAAGTATTGCTGGCTGA